A genomic region of Prevotella scopos JCM 17725 contains the following coding sequences:
- a CDS encoding CapA family protein codes for MMKRHSIARAVKVIICLLTPILLSFNGIGVNFINQKKSAQKRPDDTLRIVITGDLLLDRGVRQKIDMVGVDALFSPTIDSLFHSSNYVIANLECPVTKIRERVFKRFIFRGEPEWLPTLRRHGITHLNLANNHSIDQGRRGLLDTQEQIKKAGMIPIGAGKNIAEAAEPVLISTSPRHVWVVSSLRLPLENFLYLPQKPCVSQESIDSLIMRVKHLRATDKNCYILLILHWGWEHHFRATPQQRENAHKLIGAGADAIVGHHSHTLQTIETYRGKPIYYGIGNFIFDQRKPMNSRACVVELSITADKCKVRALPIEIKNCTPYLSK; via the coding sequence ATGATGAAGAGACATTCTATAGCTCGGGCTGTTAAAGTTATTATATGCTTATTAACTCCTATCCTACTATCTTTCAATGGGATAGGAGTTAACTTTATCAATCAGAAGAAGTCAGCTCAAAAAAGACCTGACGACACTTTACGTATCGTTATTACAGGTGACCTTCTACTTGACAGAGGAGTAAGACAGAAGATTGATATGGTGGGAGTCGATGCTCTCTTCTCACCTACTATCGACTCATTGTTTCACTCTTCCAACTATGTAATTGCCAACTTAGAGTGCCCTGTGACTAAAATTAGGGAACGAGTGTTCAAACGTTTCATCTTTAGAGGCGAACCCGAATGGTTGCCAACACTACGTCGTCATGGCATAACGCACCTCAACTTAGCCAATAATCATAGTATTGACCAAGGAAGAAGAGGACTTTTAGACACACAAGAACAGATTAAAAAAGCAGGAATGATACCTATCGGGGCTGGTAAGAATATAGCGGAAGCAGCAGAACCAGTACTCATTTCTACAAGTCCACGCCATGTTTGGGTAGTTTCATCCCTACGTTTACCCTTAGAAAACTTCCTCTATCTTCCTCAAAAACCTTGTGTTAGTCAGGAGAGTATAGATAGTCTTATCATGCGAGTTAAACACTTACGAGCCACAGATAAGAATTGTTATATTCTCCTTATACTACATTGGGGATGGGAACACCACTTCAGAGCCACTCCACAGCAGCGTGAGAATGCACACAAACTAATAGGTGCAGGGGCTGATGCTATTGTTGGACACCATAGTCATACGCTCCAGACAATAGAGACGTATCGAGGGAAACCGATTTACTATGGTATTGGAAACTTTATTTTTGACCAAAGAAAACCGATGAATTCACGGGCTTGTGTAGTGGAGTTATCCATTACTGCAGACAAGTGTAAAGTAAGGGCTTTACCTATAGAAATCAAGAACTGCACACCATACCTTAGTAAATAG
- a CDS encoding DUF3160 domain-containing protein: MQKNAFRTVAIAFLILLFSPTAWAQSEKIDGSRGDAYIERTKEKKTPLILPGTGKINIEKLKGKIDTQMDISKLNLVELRAIRNAFAARQGYPFKDATLRALYNTTTWYNNALWNVSEKEETSGKKFSPRYTKEQLAFTERIRAQEAELRKLNFKPANSKDVVNMKNLINPFQLKEFDPKLYSMLGQNGFAIVPAEHNQLFHVYEKNDYADFPSFVTTDLYLQQFHLYFDCVLRDVEEKHLDSLMIVFSSKMGAEMKTLTSSQNAEIKAAAEYGQAWFAVASWLFSHDKAPKSMATLNAPEAYKKMVMEEITKSFEAENGYSDMLEYDSQTGMFAYSLFRPRGHYTRSKVCSRYFRGMMWLQTAHFGTDKPAKMKQIALIANVFNQQPKLKTIYDKVSEPITYLMGTPDNATLIQVAELVKKMNLPIEKLLSSNKDMGKLTANIEAIAKKQTRIELKKTHGSKYVVDIMPQRYQPDAEALIATTDQDSPISLRPCPKGLDWMAVMGLPGAERILMDELKEAQKWKDFPKALTTARKKVANTPWEACVANQWMYTLQSLGDTAQSLPYFMQTPQWQKKNLNTALASWAELKHDAILYAKQPMLAECGDGGPEPPVVKGYVEPNVKFWEKAIALVTRMDKVLTTYNLQTEKAKAVYERIKEMAEFCRDISIKELNGGKITDEEYNQIEIIGSTVENISLELVSEDNQMLQGWSDVVSTDKKVAVVADVFTAGGENVAIDDKCVLYEGVGPAYEIYVVVEIDGFLYLTRGSVLSYREFTRLISDPRMTDEEWQEELKKSPTGGTPSWMKEIIAPVKGMSADDEETFYSSGC; this comes from the coding sequence ATGCAAAAGAACGCATTCAGAACAGTAGCTATTGCATTCCTGATTTTGTTGTTCTCACCTACTGCATGGGCACAAAGTGAAAAGATAGATGGCAGCAGAGGTGATGCCTATATTGAACGTACAAAGGAAAAGAAGACTCCTCTTATTCTCCCTGGTACTGGAAAAATAAATATTGAAAAACTGAAGGGCAAAATTGATACGCAGATGGACATCTCTAAACTCAATCTTGTAGAACTGCGTGCTATTCGAAATGCCTTTGCCGCAAGACAAGGATACCCTTTCAAGGATGCTACGTTACGTGCATTATACAATACAACAACATGGTATAATAATGCACTTTGGAATGTTTCTGAAAAGGAGGAGACCAGTGGTAAGAAGTTCTCACCACGCTATACGAAAGAACAACTTGCCTTTACAGAGCGCATCCGTGCACAAGAAGCGGAATTACGAAAACTGAACTTTAAACCAGCGAATAGTAAGGACGTGGTGAATATGAAGAATCTTATCAACCCGTTCCAGCTGAAAGAGTTCGACCCAAAGCTATATAGCATGTTGGGACAGAATGGTTTTGCTATCGTTCCTGCCGAACATAATCAGCTTTTCCACGTATATGAGAAGAACGACTATGCTGATTTTCCAAGCTTCGTAACCACTGACCTCTACCTACAACAGTTCCATCTCTATTTTGATTGTGTATTGCGCGATGTGGAGGAAAAGCACTTAGACTCACTGATGATTGTCTTTTCTTCCAAAATGGGAGCAGAGATGAAGACACTTACAAGCAGTCAAAATGCAGAAATAAAGGCTGCAGCGGAATATGGTCAGGCATGGTTTGCCGTCGCATCTTGGCTTTTTAGTCATGATAAAGCACCAAAATCAATGGCTACACTAAATGCCCCAGAAGCATACAAGAAGATGGTAATGGAAGAAATTACTAAGTCTTTCGAGGCTGAAAATGGATATTCTGATATGCTTGAATATGACTCTCAGACAGGAATGTTTGCTTATTCGCTCTTCCGTCCACGTGGTCACTATACCCGTTCTAAGGTTTGTAGTCGTTACTTCCGTGGTATGATGTGGTTGCAAACAGCCCATTTTGGTACGGACAAACCTGCTAAGATGAAGCAGATTGCACTTATTGCCAATGTCTTCAACCAACAACCAAAGCTCAAAACCATATACGACAAGGTAAGTGAACCAATCACTTATCTTATGGGAACACCTGATAATGCTACCCTCATACAGGTTGCAGAACTTGTTAAGAAGATGAACTTACCTATAGAAAAGCTATTATCTTCAAATAAAGACATGGGTAAACTGACAGCAAACATTGAAGCAATAGCAAAGAAACAGACACGTATCGAGTTGAAGAAAACACATGGTAGCAAATATGTTGTAGATATTATGCCGCAGCGTTATCAACCTGATGCAGAGGCATTGATAGCTACTACGGATCAAGATAGCCCTATCTCTCTCCGCCCATGTCCAAAGGGACTCGACTGGATGGCTGTGATGGGATTGCCAGGTGCCGAACGTATTCTCATGGACGAGCTGAAAGAAGCACAGAAATGGAAGGATTTTCCAAAGGCATTAACCACTGCTCGTAAGAAAGTTGCTAATACTCCTTGGGAGGCTTGTGTAGCAAATCAATGGATGTACACGCTCCAGTCATTAGGTGACACCGCACAGTCGCTTCCTTATTTCATGCAGACACCACAGTGGCAGAAAAAGAATTTGAACACAGCACTTGCCTCTTGGGCAGAATTAAAGCATGATGCTATCCTCTATGCAAAGCAGCCGATGTTAGCAGAGTGTGGTGATGGAGGTCCTGAACCACCTGTCGTGAAGGGATATGTAGAGCCTAACGTGAAGTTCTGGGAGAAAGCTATTGCACTCGTAACAAGAATGGATAAAGTCCTCACAACTTACAATTTACAGACTGAAAAGGCAAAGGCTGTATATGAACGAATAAAGGAAATGGCTGAATTCTGCCGTGATATCAGTATAAAAGAACTGAATGGTGGAAAGATAACTGATGAGGAATACAACCAGATTGAAATCATTGGTTCGACCGTAGAGAACATCTCTTTGGAGCTTGTCAGCGAGGACAATCAGATGTTGCAGGGATGGTCTGATGTAGTGAGTACCGACAAGAAGGTTGCAGTTGTTGCCGATGTCTTCACTGCTGGAGGCGAGAATGTTGCCATAGATGATAAATGTGTGCTATATGAAGGAGTTGGTCCTGCCTACGAAATATATGTTGTTGTAGAGATTGATGGATTCCTCTATCTTACACGCGGTTCTGTACTCTCCTATCGTGAGTTCACTCGTTTGATTTCAGACCCACGCATGACGGACGAAGAATGGCAAGAGGAGTTAAAGAAGTCACCAACAGGTGGAACGCCATCATGGATGAAAGAGATCATAGCTCCAGTAAAAGGAATGAGTGCTGATGATGAAGAGACATTCTATAGCTCGGGCTGTTAA
- a CDS encoding FG-GAP repeat protein, translated as MFKNRYKRFGCLLLFILLVEKAMAQQPLTFELERVNDSLSWLCLYSKVQVNTEQKGHKYKWKTRKAIAKWKLPYPVYQLVTGDVNGDGKDEAIVGVIKPTRFYPQPARKLFIFKQINDKIRPMWMGSRMGGILCDFRFIEPYVRTLQATTDDKYVVADYVWDDFGLSFVRFLTEAVSHEEAVKRFVASE; from the coding sequence ATGTTTAAGAATAGATACAAGCGGTTTGGCTGTCTGCTGCTTTTTATCCTACTTGTAGAAAAAGCTATGGCACAACAGCCCTTGACCTTTGAGTTAGAACGTGTCAACGATTCGCTTTCATGGCTGTGCCTATACTCTAAGGTGCAAGTGAATACTGAGCAGAAAGGACACAAATACAAGTGGAAAACCAGAAAAGCAATTGCCAAATGGAAACTTCCCTACCCTGTTTATCAACTGGTAACAGGAGATGTTAATGGAGATGGAAAGGACGAAGCAATCGTTGGGGTTATCAAACCGACTCGCTTCTACCCACAGCCTGCACGTAAACTCTTCATTTTTAAGCAGATAAATGACAAAATACGCCCTATGTGGATGGGGTCGCGTATGGGTGGAATATTATGCGATTTTCGTTTTATTGAACCATACGTGCGTACATTGCAAGCAACCACCGATGATAAATATGTTGTTGCAGACTATGTTTGGGACGACTTCGGGCTCTCTTTCGTGCGCTTTTTAACTGAAGCTGTTAGCCACGAAGAAGCCGTTAAACGATTTGTTGCAAGCGAATAA
- a CDS encoding transposase, producing the protein MGSKHSKHRTFSEDFILTLLREYYSSEVSINFICRKYGINSASFYQWQKKYDLDEKKLSLSHDIITKLKAMRSKKAMEKAPLTREEELEEQVSNLKKALEYSELRNQGLMKVIEISSKEYGEDLLKKAGAKQ; encoded by the coding sequence ATGGGGAGTAAACATTCTAAACACAGAACATTCAGTGAGGACTTTATTCTCACTTTACTTCGTGAGTATTACTCATCAGAAGTGTCAATTAATTTCATCTGTCGTAAGTACGGCATTAATAGTGCCAGCTTTTATCAATGGCAAAAAAAGTATGATTTAGATGAAAAAAAGCTATCTTTGTCGCATGATATTATTACTAAATTAAAAGCTATGCGTAGTAAGAAAGCTATGGAGAAAGCCCCTCTAACTCGTGAGGAAGAGCTTGAAGAACAAGTATCGAATTTGAAGAAAGCTTTGGAGTATTCTGAACTTCGCAATCAAGGTTTGATGAAAGTCATAGAGATAAGCAGTAAGGAATATGGTGAGGATTTGCTAAAAAAAGCTGGCGCCAAGCAGTAG
- a CDS encoding IS3 family transposase encodes MSKEKREHRKLTEKIVVRAVMDVRADAPRIGAQKLLHMLMDIYPGLMLGRDRFYQLMHKHHLMLKPSRCRHTTNSNHNYFKYKNTAKGMVLTRPAQLWVADITYIDTEDGVVYLHLITDAFTHEIIGWKLSDSLQAVNTLAALDMAIEHSQGMNLSLMTHHSDRGVQYCSNAYVARLESIHSGISMTEDYNPTDNAIAERVNGIIKQEWLYHMKRPKNLDDARCTIAGIIDFYNNKRPHMSNGMLTPRQMREKHCNVA; translated from the coding sequence GTGAGTAAAGAGAAGAGGGAGCATCGTAAACTTACTGAGAAAATTGTCGTACGTGCAGTAATGGATGTTCGTGCAGATGCTCCTCGAATAGGTGCACAGAAACTTTTGCACATGCTTATGGATATCTATCCTGGCTTAATGCTTGGTCGCGACAGGTTCTACCAGCTAATGCACAAGCATCACCTTATGCTGAAGCCATCCAGATGTCGCCACACCACGAACTCCAATCACAACTATTTCAAGTATAAGAACACGGCAAAAGGAATGGTTCTTACACGTCCTGCACAACTCTGGGTAGCAGACATCACATATATAGATACTGAGGATGGTGTGGTCTATCTTCACCTCATAACCGATGCATTCACTCATGAGATAATCGGATGGAAGCTTTCTGACAGTCTGCAGGCTGTCAATACGCTTGCTGCCCTAGACATGGCAATAGAACATTCACAGGGTATGAATCTCTCGCTGATGACGCACCACTCTGATCGTGGGGTTCAATACTGCAGCAACGCCTACGTGGCAAGGCTGGAGAGTATACACTCGGGCATAAGCATGACTGAAGACTACAACCCTACAGATAATGCAATCGCCGAAAGAGTGAACGGAATAATAAAGCAAGAGTGGCTCTACCACATGAAACGACCGAAGAACCTCGATGATGCACGATGCACTATTGCTGGTATCATAGACTTCTACAACAATAAGAGACCCCATATGAGCAACGGCATGCTTACGCCAAGACAAATGAGAGAAAAGCACTGCAATGTAGCATAA